The DNA window GTTTGGTCCAGCCACAAACCTATTGGCGCCTATGGCATTTTAGAGCGCCTGGCGGAGGGCCAAGCCAAACCGCCGGCGCCACCGACGGTTTACCGCGCTCTGGAATTTCTGCTGGAACACAAGTTGGTGCATAGAATAGCGTCTTTAAACGCGTTTGTCGGCTGCAACGACCCCAGCCATCGGCACGAAGGGCACTTTTTAATTTGCCAGAGCTGCAGCGTGGCCATTGAAATGGATTCGTCGGCCATTAATGCAGCCATCGATACTGCCGCCAAGCGCCAACACTTTACCGTAACCGGGCAGTGCGTTGAGGTTGCCGGACTGTGTCAGCAGTGCGATGAGGGTCAAGCAGTATGACCAAGGCGCTGTTGCAACTGGACGGCCTGTGCTTGCTGCAGGGGCGTCAGGTGTTGCTTGAGAACATCGACCTGAGTTTGCATCCCGGCGAAATCATGACGGTGATCGGCCCCAATGGCGCCGGCAAGACCACGCTGATTAAAGCCGCCCTGGGGCTGATTAACGTTTCCGCAGGAAAGGTCCATCGCCGTAGTGATCTGCGCATTGGCTACATGCCCCAGCGCTTGAGCCTGAACCCCTTGATGCCGGTCAGCGTGGAGCGATTTCTGCGCATGGCCAATGCCAGCCCCAAAGAGGTCGACCGCGCCCTTGGGCTGACCAATATCCAACACCTGCGCCACTCCCCCCTGCATGATATTTCCGGCGGCGAAACCCAGCGGGTATTGCTGAGCCGGGCGCTGCTGCGCAACCCGCAGTTACTGGTACTGGACGAACCCGCCCAGGGACTGGATATCACCGGCCAGACCGAGCTGTATGAGCTGATTGGCGAACTGCGCCGCACCCTGGGCTGCGCCGTTTTAATGGTATCCCACGACCTGCATTGGGTGATGGCGCAAACCGATACCGTCATTTGCCTGAATCAGCACATTTGCTGCCACGGTCACCCGGAACAGGTCAGCAACGATCCTGCTTACCTGTCACTGTTTGGCCGCCGCCACGCCGAGGCAGTGGCCCTGTATCAACACCACCACGATCATCGCCACGACATGCACGGTGACGTGGTCTGCGAGCACGACCACCACCATGATTGATGTTCTGTTAAACGCGCTTCTCGCCGGACTGCTGCTTGCCATCACCGCTGGCCCCCTCGGCAGTCTGGTGGTATGGCAGCGGATGGCCTTCTTCGGCGACACCCTGGCCCATTCGGCCCTGCTGGGTGTCGCGGTTGGGGTGGCCCTGCAACTCGATCTGCAGCTGTCGGTACTGCTGTGCTGTCTGCTACTAGCCCTTGCCCTGTTTGGCCTGCAGGTTTGGCACAACACGCCGCCCGACAGCCTGCTCAGTATTCTGTCGCACAGCAGCCTGGCGCTGGGTTTGGTGGCGCTGTCACTGATGGATCAGCAACGCTTAGACCTGACCGCTTTCTTGTTTGGCGATTTGATGGCCGTGATGAGCGAGGATTTGATCAAGCTGGCGGTGATCGACGCACTGGTGCTGGGCTTGCTGCTGGGCTTCTGGCGCAAACTGGTGGCCATCACAGCCCACGCAGAACTGGCAGCCATTGAAGGTTTACCCGTGAACCGCCTGCGTCTGCTGATGATGTTGATGGTGGCGGCCACCGTCGCGATTGCGATGAAGATTGTGGGGGTGTTGCTGGTCACCGCCATGCTGATTATTCCCGCGACGGCGGCAGGGCGGATTGCCCGCAGCCCGGAGCAAACGGCTGTGCTGGCCAGCGTTGCAGGCATCCTCGCCGTCGGCTTTGGCTTGGCTGGCGCCTGGCAGTGGGACTTGCCTGCGGGACCGGCCATTGTCTGCGCGGCCAGCCTGATTTTCCTGCTGGCTCAATTTGGGCCTGCCTACCGCCGCAACAACTGATCACGCCAAGTTAACTGGCGCACCAGCTTTCTTTAGTAGTGTTCGCGAATGGTGAGGAAGGTGCGCTTGAGGCGGCTAATTTCCAGCGGCGCTTTGAAAAAACCCATTGAATGTCCCTTGGGATTAACCAGCGCCACATTGGCGCTGTGATCCACCAGGTAGCTGTCACCGCCGCCCGGGACTTTGGCAAAGGGAATATTCAGCGCCGTGGCAAAGCGGTGAATCTCGAGAAATTCGCCGGTCACCCCGCGAAACTCCGGGTGGAAGAATTCAAGATAGCTGTGCAGCTGCTCGGGAGTATCCCGGGCCGGGTCAACACTCACTAGCCAGATCTGGGTGTCTGCCTGCACCGCCGGGTCCAGCTCCTGATAGAAGTTCTTCAACTGGGCCAAAGTCGTCGGGCAGACATCAGGGCAGTAGGTAAACCCAAAAAACAGCAGATTCCATTTGCCTTGCAGGGAGGCTGGGGTGATCTCCTGACCCTGATCGTCGACCAGGTCAAACTTGGGCAGCAGGCGGGGGTTTTCGTAGAGATAGGCGCCTTCTGCCTTCAGCTCCTCCACGGTCATTACCCGGGCCTTGGTAAAGGCATAGAAAAAACCGCCAACCAAAACCGCAGCCACGGCAATGATGACCGCCACGGTGAGCCGAATGCCACGCCGCTGTTTGGCGCTGTGGGTGTTGGAACCAGCCATTATTGTCTGACCTCGAAGACGGTGACAGCGGGGTACAGGTAGTGATCCAGCAGCATCACAATGAACAACGCCATCAGGTATACGATTGAGTACTTGAAGGTGGCCATCGGCGCCTTGGGATTTTGCCCACGTATCAGCACAATCGCCCAGTAAATAAAGCCCGCGCCCAAACACACCGCGCCCAGCAAATACAGCGGGCCGCTCATGCCGGTGGCAAAGGGCAGCAGGGTGACCACGAACAGCAGCAAAGTGTAAAGCAGGGTGTGCAGCTTGGTGTAGCCGATGCCGTGGGTGACCGGCAGCATGGGAATATCCACCTTGGCGTAATCATCCCGACGGTGAATGGCCAGCGCCCAGAAGTGGGGGGGTGTCCAAACGAAAATAATCAGCACCAGCAGCAGGGCGTGGCCGTGGATTTCACCGGTAACCGCAGTCCAGCCCAGCAGCGGCGGCGCCGCCCCAGCAATACCGCCGATGACAATATTCTGTGGGGTGGCGCGCTTGAGAAACAGGGTGTAGACCACCGCATAGCCCAACAGGGAGGCTAGGGTCAGCCAGGCGGTGAGGGCATTAATGTAGATCAGCAATACCGCCATGCCCGCGACACCCAACACCCCGGCGAATAGAGCGGCATTTCGGGTTGGCAGGCGGCCAGTGGCGATGGGGCGATTCTTGGTGCGCGCCATGATCAGGTCAATGCGGCGGTCCACCAGATGGTTGACGGCGGCGGCCGAGGCCGCGCACAAGGCAATGCCCAGATTGCCGAGAATCAGCACGCGCAGCGGCACCATGCCCGGCACGGCCATAAACATGCCGATCACCGAGGTGAGCAACATTAACAGCACCACATTGGGCTTGCAAAGTTCGTAGTAGTCCCGCCATGAAACGCTGGCGGTAGCAGCTGCCTGAGTGCTCATATGCGCACGCTCCCCTGCTGAACCTTGGCGGTCAACAGCAGATAATTAAGTGTCACCATGGTCAGCAGCAAAAGTGCCCCGACCAGATTGTGGGTCACGGCAACCGCAATGGGAAAGCCGAACACCACATTACTAATACCCAACAGTATCTGTGCGATCAGCACCACCAGTATGGCGGTGGCAAGACGCCGGGCCGGGGCGGTGGCCAGCGCCCGCAGGCGGAAGATTAACAGCAGCAGCACCACGGTGGTAATAATGGCTCCCACGCGATGGCTGAAGTGAATTGCCACCCGCGCCGCATTGTCGAGCTGTCCGCCCAGATAATTGGGTCCGATATGCTGGAACACATTAAAGCCATTTGCAAAGTCCATCGGCGGCATCCAGCTTCCCTGACAGATGGGAAAGTCCGGGCAGGCGATGTCGGCATAGTTGGAGGTCGTCCAGCCACCCAGGGCGATCTGACCAATCACCACCAGCAGCGATAGCACGGCAAGGGGCCGCAGGCTGGTCAGCAAGCTCTTCTGGGCTGGCTGCAGGCGCCAGCGGTGGTTGTTTAACCGCAAACAAAGCAACCACAGCAGACTAATGGTGGTAAAACCGCCAAGCAGGTGGGCGGTCACCACCTGGGGCCAGAGCTTCAGGGTGACAGTCCACATACCGAACATCCCCTGCAGAATGATAAAGCCCAACAGGAACAGCGGCAGTTTTACCGGCTGGTTCGGGTCGGTGCGACGACGTCGCAGCGCCATGGCCGCAATGGCAATGGTGAACAGACCGAGGCTGGTGGCCAGGTAACGGTGCACCATTTCCGGCCAGGTTTTGTCGTGCTCAACCGGCATGTCGGGGTAGGCCTCGTTGGCCGCAACCACTTCATGATCCTCATTTGGCCACAGAATGTGACCATAGCAACCGGGCCAGTCCGGGCACCCCAAACCTGCGTCGGCCAAGCGGGTAAATACCCCCATGCCCAACACAATCACTGCTACCAGGCAGGCTATCAATGTCAGCCGGAACCCTGCCTTGCGCTCGGTTGCCAAATTAAAAAATCCCATCGTCGTTTACCAAAACCAAAAATTGTTACGCCCGGCTATTTCAGTAGCCGCTTCATATCTTTCAATACATCTTTGCCCAGGGCGGCCAATTCCAGCTGGTCGGTATTGGCAGCGCGGTAGTACATCATTGCCCAGCCCAGCGGATCGACAACATAAAAGGCACGCGGATCTCGCGGGTTGATCTCAAGATGCTCAAAGGCCTTGAGAAAGGGGCTGGCGGGGGCATAAAGAATAGTCATGTCTTCATGTTCGCGCTCGAGGAAGTCCCGCAGCGATGGCGACACCGTGCCATCGAGGGCGAGATACACCCGCTCGACCCGGTTGGTCTTTTTGCCAAGGGCGATGTGGGTCTGGCGGGTCAGATACAGCATTTTCTCGCAGGCACCGCGGCAATCCGTGCCGCCGACCACCACAAACAACCAACGCGAATCGGGCAGATCAAACATAAACTCGCTGCCATCGTTGCGGCTCAATTGCAGCTCCGGCAGCGGCACCGGTGGGCGAATGAGGGTGCCCCGGTTTACGGTGCCAAAGTTAATGACATTTTCTTTGGCCATCAGGAACAGGATGCTGGACAGCACCACCACCAAAACCGGAATCGCCAGAATCAGGGCCACCTGTTTTTTGCTGGTGCCAGGATTTACGTCGCTCATGAATTCTCGTCGCTCGATGTTGTTTTGCGCCGCAACAGCGCCAGGATGTTGCTATTGCGGCATAGAAAAATGATGGCCAGTACCAGCGCCATACCAAACCATTGCACTGCGTAGCCGGTATGCTTTTCCGGACTGACGTTCACCACAATGCGTTGAATACGCAGGGCGCTGGGGCTCTGATCATTCAATTGCAGCACGGTGGGCAGCAGGGCGGGCATTTCCTGCTGCAGCGCCTCAACATCCAACCATTGCTGCAGGCGGGGCCACTGATCCTGCGCCATCTCGCCCAGGCTAAAGGGCTTGTCCTCGCCCAGATACAATTGCCCGCGCAATTCTACCTCAGTTGCAGGAAAAGTGACCTTGGGCAATTGTCGACGACTGGGGTCGCCGGCAATCCAGCCCCGGTCAACCAACACGGCACCACCGTCGCGCAACTGAAACAAGCCGATGACCTGGTAGCCGAACTGGCGCTGCACAATGCGGTTGTCGAGCAGCCAGTAACGGTTGGGGTCAAACATGCCCGCGGCCAATACCGGCTGATAGTTGGGATATTGGCTTAAGGTGGACAGCGCCACCGGCGCCATTTGCTGGCGCTGCTGGTAACTCTCCAGCAGCGCCGATTTCTCATCGGCCCTGTTGAGCTGCCACATGCCAAGACCCACCAGAATCGGCAGAAACAGCACGATAGCCAGAAGTGACTTCCAGTCTAGCTGCCATCTGAAGCGGGTCGGGTGTGGGCTCATTAATCGTTGGGGTTGTGTATACTGCGACCAAGTCTTTGGAGGTGAAATGCTATGTGGCTGAAAGTCGTCATCATGATTCTGTTTGTTGCCCTGGTCATCAGCCTGTTCAGCGGCCTGTTCTTTCTGCTGAAGGATCAGGGTAAAACCATGCGCACCTGGAACTCACTCGGCGTTCGCCTGATACTTGCCACCTTGCTGATGGGCTTTCTGTTTTACGGTGTTTACACCGGCCAACTCGGCTCGAACGCGCCCTGGGATCAACGCTATCTCGACAGCGGCGACGCCGTACCCCAAGCTGACTAAAACCTTTCCCTTTCTGGCAGAGCAACGCAAACTCACCCGGCCCTTCAAACAAGAGGCCGGGATCGACTGCTCGACGCCCGGCCTCCTTGCTAACCGCTGTTTTCTGTTGGTTTACATGATGTAGACAAACAGGAACAGGAATACCCACACCACATCAACAAAGTGCCAGTACCAGCTAGAGGCCTCGAAGCCGAACTGGTCGTTGGCGCTGAAGTGGCCCTTGCGGACTGAGCGCAGCAATTGCACCAGCAGCATGAAGGTACCCATAGCCACGTGGAAACCGTGGAAGCCTGTCAGCATAAAGAAGGTTGTGCCGTACACACCGCTGTTCAGACGAATGCCGTACTCAACAATGGCTTCGTGATATTCCTTGTATTGCAGGAACAGGAAGATCACCCCGAGAACCACGGTGATGGTCAGCCAGGTGTTGAACTTCTTGCGGTCATTGTTCTTGATGCCCATGTGAGCAATGTGACAGGTGAAGCTCGACGCCAGCAGGATGATGGTGTTGTAGAGCGGCAACCAGTGACCGATGTTAGAGAAGCCGGGGAAGGAGAGGTGCTTCTCAGAGCCGGTAAACTCACCCGCATTGGCCAGGTGACCTGCAGCGGCCTGGGCCTGAACACCACCGATGGCATCCTGAGGCGTGTTCATCAGCGGCCAGCTGTATTCAAAGCCAGGCCACAGCAGCGAGTTCATGGTGCCTGCACCTTCACCTGCCAACCAGGGACCAGCCAGGTTACGGATGTAGAACAGCGCGCCGAAGAAGGCGGCGAAGAACATCACTTCTGAGAAGATAAACCACTGCATGCCAATCACGTAGGACTGCTTCAGCTGGGCACTGTTCATGCCGGCACGGTTTTCGGTAATGGTGGTGCGGAACCACACATACAGGGTTCCAAACAACCAGGCCAGGCCCGCCGCCAGAATGAAGGAAGAGTTGCTCTCTTCGCCTGCGCCGTAGCTGTGGTGGTTGATTACGCTGGCTGCGCCATAAACAGCGGTAACCAGACCGATGGTTGCACTTACAGCAAGCTTACTACTCTCTGGCACGTAATAGGTTTCGTGCCCGGTATTGCTTTGACCTGCCATTGTTACTATCTCCGTTTTCTCGCGAGAGAAACTTCTCTTCCTAATTCGACGCGGCGGTTACAGGAGCCTGCTTGGCCGCCATCTCAGTTATATCAAAAATCGTGTACGACAGCGTGATCACGTGAATGTCTTTGGGCAGATCCCGGTCGACAATAAATTGCAGACCCAGGTCAGCCGCTTCACCGGCACCCAGCGGTTGCTGGTTAAAACAGAAGCATTCCGTCTTGTGGAAGTACTCCGCCGCCCTTGAGGGGACGATGCTCGGAATCGCCTGAGACACCATATCGTGGCCCTGGGTATTCTTTGCAAAGTAGGTCACCTGGGCAGGCTCGCCAGGGTGAACCTCGACCTGACTGGTGTTGGGCGCAAACTCCCAAGGCATCAGCTCATTGTTCTGTGCAACAAACTGCACTTTAACCACTCGGCTGGTATCGATTGCACTGTCTACAACCTGGTACCGGCCACCGGTTTTTCCGTTGATCCCAAGTACTTCGCACAAGGCGTTGTACAGCGGCGGCATGACCCACATGGCAAAGACAAACATGGCCACCGACAGCACCAGTAGCTTGCCGGTGGTTTTGATTACCTTGCCATTCAATGCTTGCGCCATGCCGCCCTCTATCGCACCAATCGCGTTACTTCACTTCCGGTGGAGTGGTGAAGGTGTGGTACGGCGCAGGGGAGGGAACTGTCCACTCCAGCGTCGTTGCACCTTCCCAGACCTTGTCGGAGTTCACTGGCTTACCGTGGGTAATGGTCCGCACGATGTTGAACAGGAACAGCAACTGACTGGAGCCGTAAATAAACGCACCGATGGAAGACATCATGTTGAAGTCTGCAAACATCAGGTTGTAGTCGGGGATACGACGGGGCATACCTGCCAGACCCACAAAGTGCTGGGGGAAGAAGGTCAGGTTGAAGCCCAGGAAAGACACCCAGAAGTGCACCTTACCCATGGTTTCGTTGTACATCTTGCCGGTCCACTTGGGCAGCCAGTAGTACACGGCTGAAGACAGGGCGAAGATCGCACCGGCCACCATGGTGTAGTGGAAGTGAGCAACAACGAAGTAGCTGTCGTGGTATTGGAAGTCAGCGGGCGCAATCGCCAGCATCAGACCGGAGAAACCACCCACGGTGAACAGGAACACCTTGGCGATAGCAAACAGCATCGGCGTTTCAAGGGTAATGGAGCCCTTGAACATGGTGGTGATCCAGTTGAACACCTTGGCCGCCGTCGGTACCGCAATCAACATGGTGGCGTACATGAAGAACAGCTCACCGGCAATCGGCAGACCCACTGTGTACATGTGGTGAGCCCACACGATGAACGACAGGAAGGCGATCGACGCCGTGGCGTAAACCATCGAGTCGTAACCAAACAGCGGCTTGCGAGAGAAGGTCGGAATAACCTCAGACACCACGCCGAAGGCGGGCAGAATGATGATGTATACCTCGGGGTGACCGAAGAACCAGAACACGTGCTGGAACAGAACCGGGTCACCGCCACCAGCGGCGTTAAAGAAGCTGGTACCGAAGTGAATATCCATCAGCATCATGGTGACCGCGCCAGCCAGTACGGGCATTACTGCCACCAGCAGGAAGGCGGTGATCAACCAGGTCCAGACAAACATCGGCATTTTCATGTAGGTCATGCCGGGCGCGCGCATGTTCACTACAGTAGCGATGATGTTAATGGAACCCATGATGGAGGAGATACCCATGGCGTGAACCGCGAAGATGAAGAAGGTCACGCTCGGCGGTGCATAGGTAGTGGACAGCGGTGCGTAGAAAGTCCAACCGAAGTTAGGACCGCCGCCTTCCATGAACAAGGTCGCTGCCAGCAACGCGAAGGTTGGCGGCAGAATCCAGAAAGACCAGTTGTTCATCCGGGGCAACGCCATATCTGGCGCACCGATCATCATCGGGATCATCCAGTTGGCCAGGCCCACGAAGGCCGGCATGATGGCGCCAAACACCATCACCAGACCATGCATGGTGGTCATCTGGTTGAAAAACTCGGGCTGAACAATCTGCAAACCGGGCTGGAACAGCTCGGCGCGAATGATCATCGCGAAAGAACCGCCAAGCAGGAACATGGCGAAACTGAACCACAGGTACATCGTTCCGATGTCCTTGTGGTTGGTGGTAAATAACCACCGACTGAAACCTTTAGCAGGTCCGTGAGCACCCATGGTGAATCCTCCTACTGACCTTTCTTGAATTTGTAGATATCAACTGGCTGCAACATGTCGCCCATATTGTTGCCAAACCCGTTGCGCTGGTAAGTGATAACGGCTGCGAGATCGACCTCGTTCAGCTGAGTACCAAAGGCCTGCATGGCAGTCCCGGGCACACCGTTAACCAGCACATCAATGTGATCCTTAACCGGACCGGTCGCGATGGGGCTGCCTGCGATGGCTTTACCCACGCCGCCTTCACCGTTGGCGCCGTGACAGGCCGCGCAGGAGCGGTCATAAACGCCCTTACCGCGAGCAACCAGCTCGTCCATGGTGAACTCTTTGGACATCAGCTCTTTCAGCTCAGCCACTTCGGCCTGCTTCTTGCCCATCCACTCCTGGTATTCGGCATCGGTGACCACGTTAACCACAATCGGCATAAAGCCGTGGTCCCGACCACAAAGCTCCGCACACTGGCCGCGGTATACGCCGGTCTCGGTGGGCATGGTCCAGGCTTCGTTGATAAATCCGGGAATCGCATCGCGCTTCACCGCCAGGGCAGGAACCCACCAGGCGTGC is part of the Spongiibacter taiwanensis genome and encodes:
- a CDS encoding Fur family transcriptional regulator, whose translation is MPEDITAPHNHQRCVDSAMATARQICQRRDSRLTPIRETVLAIVWSSHKPIGAYGILERLAEGQAKPPAPPTVYRALEFLLEHKLVHRIASLNAFVGCNDPSHRHEGHFLICQSCSVAIEMDSSAINAAIDTAAKRQHFTVTGQCVEVAGLCQQCDEGQAV
- the znuC gene encoding zinc ABC transporter ATP-binding protein ZnuC — protein: MTKALLQLDGLCLLQGRQVLLENIDLSLHPGEIMTVIGPNGAGKTTLIKAALGLINVSAGKVHRRSDLRIGYMPQRLSLNPLMPVSVERFLRMANASPKEVDRALGLTNIQHLRHSPLHDISGGETQRVLLSRALLRNPQLLVLDEPAQGLDITGQTELYELIGELRRTLGCAVLMVSHDLHWVMAQTDTVICLNQHICCHGHPEQVSNDPAYLSLFGRRHAEAVALYQHHHDHRHDMHGDVVCEHDHHHD
- a CDS encoding metal ABC transporter permease; this translates as MTWSASTTTTMIDVLLNALLAGLLLAITAGPLGSLVVWQRMAFFGDTLAHSALLGVAVGVALQLDLQLSVLLCCLLLALALFGLQVWHNTPPDSLLSILSHSSLALGLVALSLMDQQRLDLTAFLFGDLMAVMSEDLIKLAVIDALVLGLLLGFWRKLVAITAHAELAAIEGLPVNRLRLLMMLMVAATVAIAMKIVGVLLVTAMLIIPATAAGRIARSPEQTAVLASVAGILAVGFGLAGAWQWDLPAGPAIVCAASLIFLLAQFGPAYRRNN
- a CDS encoding SCO family protein — translated: MAGSNTHSAKQRRGIRLTVAVIIAVAAVLVGGFFYAFTKARVMTVEELKAEGAYLYENPRLLPKFDLVDDQGQEITPASLQGKWNLLFFGFTYCPDVCPTTLAQLKNFYQELDPAVQADTQIWLVSVDPARDTPEQLHSYLEFFHPEFRGVTGEFLEIHRFATALNIPFAKVPGGGDSYLVDHSANVALVNPKGHSMGFFKAPLEISRLKRTFLTIREHY
- the cyoE gene encoding heme o synthase, yielding MSTQAAATASVSWRDYYELCKPNVVLLMLLTSVIGMFMAVPGMVPLRVLILGNLGIALCAASAAAVNHLVDRRIDLIMARTKNRPIATGRLPTRNAALFAGVLGVAGMAVLLIYINALTAWLTLASLLGYAVVYTLFLKRATPQNIVIGGIAGAAPPLLGWTAVTGEIHGHALLLVLIIFVWTPPHFWALAIHRRDDYAKVDIPMLPVTHGIGYTKLHTLLYTLLLFVVTLLPFATGMSGPLYLLGAVCLGAGFIYWAIVLIRGQNPKAPMATFKYSIVYLMALFIVMLLDHYLYPAVTVFEVRQ
- a CDS encoding COX15/CtaA family protein, which gives rise to MGFFNLATERKAGFRLTLIACLVAVIVLGMGVFTRLADAGLGCPDWPGCYGHILWPNEDHEVVAANEAYPDMPVEHDKTWPEMVHRYLATSLGLFTIAIAAMALRRRRTDPNQPVKLPLFLLGFIILQGMFGMWTVTLKLWPQVVTAHLLGGFTTISLLWLLCLRLNNHRWRLQPAQKSLLTSLRPLAVLSLLVVIGQIALGGWTTSNYADIACPDFPICQGSWMPPMDFANGFNVFQHIGPNYLGGQLDNAARVAIHFSHRVGAIITTVVLLLLIFRLRALATAPARRLATAILVVLIAQILLGISNVVFGFPIAVAVTHNLVGALLLLTMVTLNYLLLTAKVQQGSVRI
- a CDS encoding SURF1 family protein is translated as MSPHPTRFRWQLDWKSLLAIVLFLPILVGLGMWQLNRADEKSALLESYQQRQQMAPVALSTLSQYPNYQPVLAAGMFDPNRYWLLDNRIVQRQFGYQVIGLFQLRDGGAVLVDRGWIAGDPSRRQLPKVTFPATEVELRGQLYLGEDKPFSLGEMAQDQWPRLQQWLDVEALQQEMPALLPTVLQLNDQSPSALRIQRIVVNVSPEKHTGYAVQWFGMALVLAIIFLCRNSNILALLRRKTTSSDENS
- a CDS encoding DUF2909 domain-containing protein; this encodes MWLKVVIMILFVALVISLFSGLFFLLKDQGKTMRTWNSLGVRLILATLLMGFLFYGVYTGQLGSNAPWDQRYLDSGDAVPQAD
- a CDS encoding cytochrome c oxidase subunit 3 translates to MAGQSNTGHETYYVPESSKLAVSATIGLVTAVYGAASVINHHSYGAGEESNSSFILAAGLAWLFGTLYVWFRTTITENRAGMNSAQLKQSYVIGMQWFIFSEVMFFAAFFGALFYIRNLAGPWLAGEGAGTMNSLLWPGFEYSWPLMNTPQDAIGGVQAQAAAGHLANAGEFTGSEKHLSFPGFSNIGHWLPLYNTIILLASSFTCHIAHMGIKNNDRKKFNTWLTITVVLGVIFLFLQYKEYHEAIVEYGIRLNSGVYGTTFFMLTGFHGFHVAMGTFMLLVQLLRSVRKGHFSANDQFGFEASSWYWHFVDVVWVFLFLFVYIM
- a CDS encoding cytochrome c oxidase assembly protein, which encodes MAQALNGKVIKTTGKLLVLSVAMFVFAMWVMPPLYNALCEVLGINGKTGGRYQVVDSAIDTSRVVKVQFVAQNNELMPWEFAPNTSQVEVHPGEPAQVTYFAKNTQGHDMVSQAIPSIVPSRAAEYFHKTECFCFNQQPLGAGEAADLGLQFIVDRDLPKDIHVITLSYTIFDITEMAAKQAPVTAASN
- the ctaD gene encoding cytochrome c oxidase subunit I, whose amino-acid sequence is MGAHGPAKGFSRWLFTTNHKDIGTMYLWFSFAMFLLGGSFAMIIRAELFQPGLQIVQPEFFNQMTTMHGLVMVFGAIMPAFVGLANWMIPMMIGAPDMALPRMNNWSFWILPPTFALLAATLFMEGGGPNFGWTFYAPLSTTYAPPSVTFFIFAVHAMGISSIMGSINIIATVVNMRAPGMTYMKMPMFVWTWLITAFLLVAVMPVLAGAVTMMLMDIHFGTSFFNAAGGGDPVLFQHVFWFFGHPEVYIIILPAFGVVSEVIPTFSRKPLFGYDSMVYATASIAFLSFIVWAHHMYTVGLPIAGELFFMYATMLIAVPTAAKVFNWITTMFKGSITLETPMLFAIAKVFLFTVGGFSGLMLAIAPADFQYHDSYFVVAHFHYTMVAGAIFALSSAVYYWLPKWTGKMYNETMGKVHFWVSFLGFNLTFFPQHFVGLAGMPRRIPDYNLMFADFNMMSSIGAFIYGSSQLLFLFNIVRTITHGKPVNSDKVWEGATTLEWTVPSPAPYHTFTTPPEVK